In endosymbiont of unidentified scaly snail isolate Monju, the following are encoded in one genomic region:
- a CDS encoding polysaccharide biosynthesis/export family protein yields the protein MITGCKRLLEGGLVVLLSCLLGNMALAAQALDNYRLGAGDKIRIQVYGEKDLSVETLVDDSGTISYPFLGEIQVKGSTLREVEQRITEGLRGDYLVNPEVTVSIVEYRHFYVNGWVKSPGSFPFQPGMTVRKAISLAGGFAERANKRALTVVHGDDAFGKPQQIHLDDQLHPGDIISVGRSFF from the coding sequence ATGATCACGGGCTGCAAGAGGCTGCTGGAGGGGGGGCTGGTCGTGCTGCTGTCTTGCCTGCTGGGCAACATGGCGTTGGCGGCACAGGCGCTGGACAACTACCGCCTGGGGGCGGGCGACAAGATCCGAATCCAGGTCTATGGCGAGAAGGATCTCTCGGTCGAGACCCTGGTGGACGACAGTGGCACCATTTCCTATCCCTTTCTGGGCGAGATCCAGGTCAAGGGCAGCACCCTGCGCGAGGTGGAGCAGCGTATCACCGAGGGGTTGAGGGGGGACTATCTGGTCAATCCCGAGGTGACCGTTTCCATTGTCGAATACCGCCATTTCTACGTGAACGGCTGGGTCAAGAGTCCTGGTTCGTTCCCTTTCCAGCCGGGCATGACAGTACGCAAGGCCATCTCGCTGGCGGGTGGTTTTGCCGAGCGCGCCAACAAGCGGGCGCTGACGGTCGTGCACGGTGACGACGCCTTTGGCAAGCCGCAGCAGATCCACCTGGACGATCAATTGCACCCCGGAGACATCATCTCGGTAGGCCGCAGCTTCTTCTGA
- a CDS encoding GumC family protein gives MNAQDISREPVREEFDDETVDLREYWRIIHSHKWSIIGIALLFVLVVFKQRPVYQATASLLIEPESTRIVQIEDVYAVSGDDAYYRTQVEILKSRALAARVIDKLSLADNPEFLPQKDSGWSFRLNWREWFAAWLPAADEGAPDPEAEALAAREALIGDFLDRLKVAPVRNTRFVRISFEAHDPALAALIANTLADTYIESDLDARLEMTKKATAWLASRLEELKKKLRVSEQALQAYREKEKLIDSGGVGTLTAEQLQDLRQNLVVAEQERIRAQAAVSQVRAAKGDPDKLSSIPAVLNDPVVSSLKGAEVDAERRLKILAKRYGAKHPKMAAARADLQEARAAVRKRVSSVIASLVKEYQVALTNERAIRASLENAKDEMQSIHRKSYQLNVLEREVDSNRQLYEMFLRRLKETSQAGDLQKANARIADPAAVPVVPVKPKKRQIVSIAGVLGLLFGIGLAFLLERLDNTFKRASDVEERLGLPLLGAVLHLKLGKGETPLDYARSHPQSRFAESIRTVRTSVLLSGLDEPYKVIVITSSVPGDGKSTLAMNLADSLGEMHKVLLIDADLRRPTVATTWGLDRKAKGLSEFLSQSANASECVHQLDERNVYVMPSGVVPPNPLELLSSRRFKEALDTLGRTFDHIIIDSAPALAVSDALVLSRNASGVIYVIKADSTPYPAAQEGIKRLRHYKAHLIGAVFNDVSQKKKKGYGYYDGDGGGYYASYGYTQD, from the coding sequence ATGAACGCTCAAGACATCAGTAGGGAGCCGGTTCGCGAGGAGTTCGATGACGAGACCGTCGACCTGCGCGAATACTGGCGTATCATCCATTCTCACAAGTGGAGCATCATCGGTATCGCCCTGCTGTTCGTGCTGGTGGTATTCAAGCAGCGGCCTGTCTACCAGGCGACCGCTTCGCTGCTGATCGAGCCGGAATCGACCAGGATCGTACAGATCGAAGACGTGTATGCGGTCAGTGGTGACGATGCCTACTATCGTACCCAGGTCGAGATCCTCAAGTCGCGTGCCCTGGCCGCCAGGGTGATCGACAAGCTCTCGCTGGCCGACAATCCGGAATTCCTGCCGCAAAAGGACAGTGGATGGTCCTTCCGTCTGAACTGGCGTGAGTGGTTTGCGGCCTGGCTGCCGGCGGCAGACGAGGGGGCGCCCGATCCCGAGGCAGAGGCCCTGGCCGCGCGCGAGGCATTGATCGGTGACTTTCTCGATCGCCTCAAGGTCGCGCCGGTACGCAACACCCGTTTCGTGCGCATCAGCTTCGAGGCGCATGATCCCGCGCTGGCAGCACTCATAGCCAACACCCTGGCCGATACCTATATCGAGAGCGATCTCGACGCCCGCCTGGAGATGACCAAGAAGGCGACGGCCTGGCTGGCCTCGCGCCTGGAGGAGCTCAAGAAGAAGCTGCGCGTTTCCGAACAGGCATTGCAGGCCTACCGCGAAAAGGAAAAGCTGATCGATTCCGGTGGCGTGGGCACCCTCACCGCCGAGCAGTTGCAGGACCTGCGGCAGAATCTGGTGGTGGCCGAGCAGGAGCGCATTCGCGCGCAGGCCGCCGTCAGCCAGGTGCGTGCCGCCAAGGGGGATCCCGACAAGCTGTCCTCCATTCCGGCTGTGCTCAACGACCCGGTCGTCAGTTCGCTGAAGGGCGCCGAGGTGGATGCCGAGCGCCGTCTCAAGATCCTGGCCAAGCGCTACGGGGCCAAGCATCCCAAGATGGCCGCGGCCCGGGCCGACCTGCAGGAGGCGCGCGCCGCGGTGCGCAAGCGCGTCAGCAGCGTGATCGCCAGCCTCGTAAAGGAATACCAGGTGGCGCTCACCAACGAGCGGGCCATCCGCGCCTCGCTGGAGAATGCCAAGGACGAGATGCAGTCCATCCATCGCAAGAGCTACCAGCTCAACGTGCTCGAGCGCGAGGTGGATTCCAATCGACAGCTCTACGAGATGTTCCTCAGGCGCCTGAAGGAGACGAGCCAGGCCGGTGATCTGCAAAAGGCCAATGCCCGTATCGCCGACCCGGCGGCGGTGCCGGTTGTGCCTGTCAAGCCGAAGAAGCGGCAGATCGTGAGTATCGCCGGTGTGCTGGGGCTGTTGTTCGGTATCGGCCTGGCCTTTCTGCTGGAGCGGCTGGACAATACCTTCAAGCGGGCTTCAGACGTGGAAGAGCGTCTGGGGCTGCCGTTGCTGGGAGCGGTGCTGCACCTGAAGCTGGGCAAGGGCGAGACCCCGCTGGACTACGCCCGCAGCCACCCCCAGTCCCGGTTCGCCGAGTCCATCCGCACGGTAAGGACCTCGGTGTTGCTGTCCGGCCTGGACGAGCCCTACAAGGTGATCGTTATAACCTCCTCGGTGCCGGGCGATGGCAAGAGTACCCTGGCCATGAACCTTGCCGATTCCCTCGGCGAGATGCACAAGGTGCTGCTCATCGATGCCGACCTGCGGCGGCCGACGGTGGCGACCACCTGGGGCCTGGATCGCAAGGCCAAGGGGTTGTCGGAGTTCCTGTCGCAGTCGGCCAATGCCTCGGAATGCGTGCACCAGCTGGATGAGCGCAATGTCTACGTGATGCCTTCGGGGGTGGTGCCGCCCAATCCGCTGGAGCTGTTGTCCTCGCGGCGCTTCAAGGAGGCACTGGACACCCTGGGGCGGACCTTCGACCACATCATCATCGACAGTGCGCCGGCCCTGGCGGTCAGCGACGCCCTGGTGCTTTCGCGCAATGCCAGCGGGGTGATCTACGTGATCAAGGCTGACAGTACGCCGTATCCTGCCGCCCAGGAGGGCATCAAGCGACTGCGCCACTACAAGGCGCATTTGATCGGTGCCGTGTTCAACGACGTGTCGCAGAAGAAGAAAAAGGGCTACGGCTACTACGATGGCGACGGCGGCGGTTACTACGCTTCTTACGGCTACACCCAGGACTGA